A stretch of Schistocerca americana isolate TAMUIC-IGC-003095 chromosome 3, iqSchAmer2.1, whole genome shotgun sequence DNA encodes these proteins:
- the LOC124607142 gene encoding cuticle protein 18.7-like, with the protein MKVLVILSSVLAVALAKPGYLGLGVPAAIPVPADAPDVAVAKAAHLATQAAEAARNTLGVPVASVVPADEPHVAVAKAAHLNIQAAEAVRNTLGVPAIAAAPVIAAARYAVAGPVIAGPANIVIGPGGVPLDTPEVASAKAAHAAAHAQSAALAAATPADPVSGLPLAAVYAAGIPAIHHADAIAHLQYKAALLG; encoded by the exons atGAAGGTCCTG GTGATCCTGAGCTCCGTGTTGGCCGTGGCCCTGGCCAAGCCCGGCTACCTGGGTCTGGGGGTTCCCGCCGCCATCCCGGTGCCCGCCGACGCCCCTGACGTGGCCGTGGCTAAGGCGGCGCACCTGGCGAcgcaggcggcggaggcggcgcgcaACACGCTGGGCGTGCCCGTGGCCTCCGTCGTGCCCGCCGACGAGCCCCACGTGGCCGTCGCCAAGGCGGCGCACCTCAACATCCAGGCCGCAGAGGCTGTCCGCAACACCCTGGGCGTGCCCGCCATCGCCGCCGCCCCCGTCATCGCCGCCGCTCGCTACGCCGTGGCCGGCCCCGTCATCGCTGGGCCCGCCAACATCGTGATCGGACCTGGCGGCGTTCCCCTGGACACTCCTGAG GTGGCCAGCGCCAAGGCCGCCCACGCTGCGGCCCACGCTCAGTCCGCAGCCCTGGCCGCCGCCACCCCCGCAGACCCTGTGTCTGGGCTGCCCCTGGCCGCCGTCTACGCTGCCGGCATCCCCGCCATCCACCACGCTGACGCCATCGCCCACCTCCAGTACAAGGCAGCCCTCCTTGGGTAG